A region of Streptomyces sp. R44 DNA encodes the following proteins:
- a CDS encoding endo-1,4-beta-xylanase: MRSHSLPPSTVRRKLGGLCAALIVGVLGSTAVLAAPLTSHAAESTLGSAAAQSGRYFGTAIASGRLNDSAYTTIASREFNSVTAENEMKIDATEPQQGQFNFTAGDRVYNWAVQNGKQMRGHTLAWHSQQPGWMQSLGGSALRQAMINHINGVMAHYKGKLPQWDVVNEAFVDGTSGARRDSNLQRTGNDWIEVAFRTARAADPAAKLCYNDYNIENWTWAKTQAVYSMVRDFKQRGVPIDCVGFQSHFNSDSPYNSNFRTTLQSFAALGVDVAVTELDIQGASGTTYANVTNDCLAVPRCLGITVWGVRDTDSWRAEHTPLLFNGDGSKKPAYSSVLNALNAVSPNPDPTPSPGSGQIKGVASGRCLDVPGAATTDGTQLNLWDCNNRTNQQWTYTAAGELRVYGDKCLDAAGTGNGSKVQIYSCWGGDNQKWRLNSDGSIVGVQSGLCLDAAANGTANGTLIQLYSCWNGSNQRWTRT; the protein is encoded by the coding sequence ATGCGCTCACATTCCCTTCCACCGTCCACGGTCCGCCGGAAGCTCGGCGGCCTGTGTGCGGCGCTGATCGTCGGCGTCCTCGGTTCGACCGCCGTACTGGCGGCGCCGCTGACCTCGCACGCCGCCGAGAGCACACTCGGCAGCGCGGCGGCGCAGAGCGGCCGCTACTTCGGCACCGCCATCGCCTCGGGCAGGCTCAACGACTCGGCGTACACGACGATCGCGAGCCGCGAGTTCAACTCGGTGACGGCCGAGAACGAGATGAAGATCGACGCCACCGAGCCCCAGCAGGGCCAGTTCAACTTCACCGCCGGCGACCGCGTCTACAACTGGGCGGTGCAGAACGGCAAGCAGATGCGGGGGCACACCCTGGCCTGGCACTCCCAGCAGCCCGGCTGGATGCAGAGCCTCGGCGGCAGTGCGCTGCGCCAGGCGATGATCAACCACATCAACGGCGTGATGGCCCACTACAAGGGCAAGCTCCCCCAGTGGGACGTCGTGAACGAGGCCTTCGTCGACGGCACGTCGGGAGCCCGGCGCGACTCCAACCTGCAGCGCACCGGCAACGACTGGATCGAGGTCGCCTTCCGCACCGCACGCGCCGCCGACCCGGCCGCCAAGCTCTGCTACAACGACTACAACATCGAGAACTGGACCTGGGCCAAGACCCAGGCCGTGTACTCCATGGTCCGGGACTTCAAGCAGCGCGGCGTGCCGATCGACTGCGTCGGCTTCCAGTCGCACTTCAACAGCGACAGCCCGTACAACAGCAACTTCCGCACCACCCTGCAGAGTTTCGCCGCTCTCGGCGTCGATGTGGCCGTCACCGAACTCGACATCCAGGGTGCCTCGGGCACGACCTACGCCAACGTGACCAACGACTGCCTGGCCGTCCCGCGCTGCCTCGGCATCACCGTCTGGGGCGTGCGCGACACCGACTCCTGGCGAGCCGAGCACACGCCGTTGCTGTTCAACGGCGACGGCAGCAAGAAGCCCGCCTACAGCTCCGTCCTCAACGCGCTCAACGCCGTCTCCCCCAACCCCGATCCGACCCCCTCGCCCGGTTCCGGGCAGATCAAGGGCGTCGCTTCGGGCCGCTGCCTGGACGTGCCCGGCGCCGCCACCACCGACGGCACCCAGCTCAACCTGTGGGACTGCAACAACCGCACCAACCAGCAGTGGACCTACACCGCCGCGGGTGAGCTCAGGGTCTACGGCGACAAGTGCCTGGACGCCGCCGGCACCGGCAACGGCAGCAAAGTCCAGATCTACAGCTGCTGGGGTGGCGACAACCAGAAGTGGCGCCTCAACTCCGACGGATCCATCGTCGGCGTCCAGTCCGGCCTCTGCCTCGACGCCGCGGCCAACGGCACCGCCAACGGCACCCTGATCCAGCTCTACTCCTGCTGGAACGGCAGCAACCAACGCTGGACCCGCACCTGA